The Oceanispirochaeta sp. M1 genome includes a window with the following:
- the istA gene encoding IS21 family transposase — PQFAKELKKTGVTLQLLWEEYRIDNPDGLKYTQFCYHFQQWKADENISMHLEHKAGEKLFVDYAGKKREIVNPITGEIVPKEIFVAILPSSQLTYIEASDNQKKESFIRSLERAIHFFGGVTAAIVPDNLKSAVVKANFYEPEINPLLEDFADYYCTAILPARSGRPQDKAHVENAVKIAYRRIIAPLRNQSFHSTESLNQAMWEKLKEHNETKLTRMTVSRRELFEDVERCELRSLPVEKYPLKYFQDNTLVGFNYHFYLKEDGHYYSAPYLLKGKKVRIIYDDTHVALYHDNIRIWQHRRERRRNGYTTVADHMPAKHRYFKEWSPEKFRWWAGNVGEDTLRVINYLLESKPHPEQAFRTSIGILNLTNKYPHSVVNQACRSSWNMDWIGYKSIAQEAHRIQEELEAVADDAQLCLIPDNHPNIRGEKYYQ; from the coding sequence TCCACAATTCGCAAAAGAATTGAAGAAAACAGGAGTTACTCTTCAGCTGCTTTGGGAAGAATATCGCATAGACAATCCAGATGGATTGAAGTACACACAATTCTGTTATCATTTTCAACAATGGAAGGCAGATGAGAATATATCAATGCATTTGGAGCACAAGGCCGGTGAAAAGTTATTCGTTGATTACGCAGGTAAGAAGAGAGAGATTGTTAATCCAATTACAGGAGAAATTGTCCCAAAAGAGATATTTGTAGCTATTCTACCGTCTAGTCAACTAACCTACATTGAAGCCTCTGATAATCAAAAAAAGGAGTCCTTTATCAGGTCTCTTGAAAGAGCTATCCATTTCTTCGGAGGTGTAACAGCTGCTATTGTTCCGGACAATCTGAAATCCGCAGTGGTGAAGGCTAATTTTTATGAACCAGAAATAAATCCGTTGTTAGAGGATTTTGCTGACTATTATTGTACTGCAATACTTCCTGCCCGATCTGGTAGACCTCAGGATAAGGCACATGTCGAAAACGCAGTAAAGATTGCCTACCGGCGAATCATTGCCCCTCTAAGAAACCAGTCGTTTCATTCGACAGAGTCCTTGAATCAGGCTATGTGGGAAAAGCTGAAAGAGCATAACGAGACAAAACTCACCCGCATGACAGTTTCCAGACGCGAGCTCTTTGAGGACGTAGAACGATGTGAATTACGGTCACTTCCTGTAGAAAAATATCCATTGAAATACTTCCAGGATAATACATTAGTTGGATTCAATTATCACTTCTACCTCAAGGAGGATGGTCATTACTACAGTGCACCATATCTATTAAAAGGGAAGAAAGTACGAATCATCTATGACGACACCCATGTTGCTCTATATCACGATAATATCAGGATTTGGCAACATCGAAGAGAGCGTCGCCGTAATGGTTACACGACGGTAGCTGACCATATGCCTGCAAAGCATCGCTACTTCAAGGAATGGAGTCCTGAAAAGTTCCGTTGGTGGGCTGGGAATGTCGGAGAAGACACTTTGCGAGTCATAAACTATCTTCTTGAATCCAAACCTCATCCTGAGCAGGCGTTCAGAACTTCAATTGGGATTTTAAATCTAACAAATAAATATCCTCACTCTGTGGTGAATCAAGCCTGTAGGAGCAGTTGGAATATGGATTGGATCGGCTACAAGAGTATTGCCCAGGAAGCACATCGAATACAGGAGGAATTAGAAGCTGTTGCAGATGATGCTCAGCTGTGTCTAATTCCAGACAATCACCCCAACATACGTGGAGAAAAATATTATCAATAG
- the istB gene encoding IS21-like element helper ATPase IstB: MNNNQATLSKLDEMRLHGMSRAFQSILETGMNQKFTIDELLTQLVDTEWEDRIIRKQERLIKAAGFRYQASIEELDYRKDRNLDKNMILRLSDGSWIEQSKDILITGPTGTGKSFIGSALGNRACSLGYRTVYRLTSRLFQELNLAKKEGKYLKELAKIYRADVLILEDFGLAPFTQEKRLELLDILEDRHGRKSTIIISQLPVSAWHGVIGESTIADAIMDRIVYESYRIELEGDSFRKKKATNLD; the protein is encoded by the coding sequence ATGAACAACAACCAAGCTACCCTGTCAAAATTGGATGAAATGAGGTTGCACGGCATGTCCAGAGCTTTTCAGAGTATTCTGGAAACCGGGATGAATCAGAAGTTTACAATAGATGAGCTTCTCACCCAACTGGTAGACACGGAATGGGAAGATCGGATTATCAGAAAACAGGAGCGACTGATCAAAGCAGCTGGTTTTCGGTATCAAGCATCTATTGAAGAGTTAGATTACCGGAAGGATCGCAATTTAGATAAGAATATGATTTTAAGGTTATCTGATGGAAGTTGGATAGAACAGAGTAAAGACATTCTTATCACCGGACCCACTGGCACCGGCAAAAGTTTCATTGGTAGTGCACTGGGGAACAGAGCATGTAGTCTCGGATACCGGACTGTATATAGGCTCACCAGTAGACTGTTTCAGGAACTGAATCTGGCAAAAAAAGAGGGTAAGTATTTAAAGGAGCTAGCTAAAATCTACAGAGCAGATGTTCTAATTCTAGAAGATTTTGGTTTGGCCCCATTCACTCAGGAAAAACGATTAGAACTTCTGGACATTCTAGAAGATCGACATGGTAGAAAATCTACCATCATCATTTCACAGCTGCCGGTATCTGCCTGGCACGGTGTTATTGGTGAATCGACTATAGCTGATGCAATTATGGATCGGATTGTATATGAATCGTACAGAATTGAACTGGAAGGAGACTCTTTCCGGAAGAAAAAGGCAACAAATCTTGACTGA
- a CDS encoding nucleotidyltransferase, with product MTESQKETILSNLIEQLELPDHAYEKAKRRYEDLGKWFDREDSLLENNDPHIFPQGSFRLGTAIRPINERDEYDLDLACKLRSGFDKRNVTQEELKKIVGSELELYRTARGIQKKLEPKHRCWRLEYQDEISFHMDIVPCIPAESIKREAILKSIRSTGLEDSLAVSAAHTTIAITDDRHISFNKITEDWNISNPEGYAKWFGYRMQSLPSEYRMEKAQVDDVPQYKIKSPLQRVVQLLKRHRDCWSIQNPESKPISIIITTLAARAYQGETNLQLALNNVIGKMESYINASIPRVPNPVDPGEDFADRWYRPDSLHLRLEETFHLWLMQVKKDFQHITSTTDTEFIREMAENKFSVKINSDILKKGLGVEQKPVHIIPIKHHLEESNPPKPWRI from the coding sequence ATGACTGAATCACAGAAGGAAACGATACTTTCGAATTTAATCGAACAACTGGAATTGCCTGATCATGCTTACGAAAAAGCAAAAAGAAGATATGAAGACCTGGGAAAATGGTTTGATAGAGAAGACTCGTTACTTGAGAATAACGATCCCCATATTTTCCCTCAGGGGTCTTTTAGGCTTGGTACTGCAATACGTCCTATAAATGAAAGAGACGAGTATGATCTCGATCTCGCCTGCAAACTGCGAAGCGGGTTTGATAAAAGGAATGTAACTCAAGAGGAACTAAAAAAAATTGTTGGGTCTGAATTGGAATTATATAGAACAGCAAGAGGAATTCAAAAAAAACTTGAACCTAAACATAGATGTTGGCGACTCGAATATCAGGATGAAATCAGTTTTCATATGGATATTGTCCCTTGTATACCAGCAGAAAGCATTAAGCGAGAGGCTATATTAAAATCCATTCGATCAACCGGGCTTGAAGATTCATTGGCTGTTTCCGCTGCTCATACAACTATTGCCATCACAGATGATCGTCATATATCATTCAATAAGATCACCGAAGATTGGAATATTAGTAATCCTGAAGGTTACGCAAAATGGTTTGGATATAGAATGCAATCCTTACCTTCGGAATATAGGATGGAGAAAGCTCAAGTTGATGATGTTCCTCAGTACAAGATAAAGTCGCCTTTACAAAGAGTAGTTCAATTACTCAAAAGGCATCGAGACTGTTGGAGTATACAAAATCCTGAATCTAAGCCTATATCAATTATTATTACTACATTGGCAGCACGAGCTTATCAAGGCGAAACAAATCTTCAATTAGCTCTAAATAATGTTATAGGTAAGATGGAGAGCTATATAAATGCATCCATTCCTCGCGTACCAAACCCTGTTGATCCAGGTGAAGACTTTGCGGATCGTTGGTACAGACCTGATAGTCTTCATCTGAGGCTTGAAGAGACATTCCATTTATGGCTAATGCAAGTCAAAAAGGATTTTCAACATATTACGTCAACAACTGATACAGAATTTATCCGAGAGATGGCCGAGAATAAATTCTCAGTAAAAATCAACTCTGATATTTTAAAGAAAGGTCTTGGCGTGGAACAAAAACCTGTGCATATTATTCCTATAAAACACCATCTTGAGGAATCAAATCCACCAAAACCATGGCGAATATAA
- a CDS encoding HNH endonuclease, which produces METDDIKEIKITRSIKKEVERELWARAAGRCQFSDCNRILYKSPVTQERVNISEKAHIYSFSKDGPRGWGPFQKKTQQLNEVENLMLVCHDCHKTIDQDKEGNKYSASLLQQWKREHEYRVLTVTGIVADKKSHIIFYGSNIGEQRSPLQKNEAIEAMFPEHYPVSEKSIDLSMLCSHEDKSSIFWESELSHQKKMFNQRINPLIERDQTKHFSLFCLADIPLLIHLGALFTDKVSVDTYQLLREPKGWYWQEFPEGFEFIIKRPENIDGQPVLIISLSDYVHHDRIKSVLGDNVSIWELTVPGSHIGNDNIRNKAQLSMMRTAIRDLMIQIKKIHGQKELSVFPAMGISCSIEMGRARMPKAEMPWIIYDQNNKLEKFVKTLTIGGKDD; this is translated from the coding sequence ATGGAGACAGATGATATTAAAGAGATAAAAATAACCCGTAGTATCAAAAAAGAAGTAGAAAGAGAATTATGGGCTCGAGCAGCTGGTAGATGTCAATTTAGTGATTGCAATAGAATTCTTTACAAGTCTCCAGTTACTCAAGAACGTGTCAACATATCGGAAAAAGCTCATATTTACTCTTTCTCAAAGGATGGACCCCGCGGATGGGGTCCCTTTCAAAAAAAAACGCAACAACTGAATGAGGTAGAAAACCTAATGCTTGTATGCCATGACTGTCATAAAACCATTGATCAAGACAAAGAAGGTAATAAATATTCTGCGTCACTACTTCAACAATGGAAAAGAGAGCATGAATACAGGGTTTTAACTGTTACAGGAATAGTCGCGGATAAGAAATCTCATATAATTTTTTATGGTAGTAATATCGGTGAACAACGATCTCCGCTACAGAAGAATGAAGCCATAGAAGCAATGTTTCCAGAACACTATCCAGTCTCAGAAAAATCAATTGATTTATCAATGTTATGTTCTCATGAGGACAAAAGTTCAATATTTTGGGAATCTGAATTATCTCATCAAAAAAAGATGTTTAACCAGAGAATTAATCCTCTTATTGAAAGAGATCAGACAAAACACTTCTCTCTATTTTGTTTGGCAGATATTCCTTTATTGATTCATCTTGGAGCATTATTTACTGACAAAGTATCTGTAGATACCTATCAACTATTAAGAGAACCCAAGGGTTGGTACTGGCAAGAATTCCCAGAAGGATTCGAATTCATTATAAAAAGGCCAGAAAACATAGACGGACAACCAGTACTCATAATTTCTTTAAGTGATTACGTACATCATGATCGAATTAAATCTGTATTAGGGGATAACGTTTCTATATGGGAATTAACGGTTCCTGGTTCTCATATTGGCAATGACAATATACGTAACAAGGCTCAACTTTCTATGATGCGAACTGCCATTAGGGATTTAATGATTCAAATTAAGAAAATTCATGGTCAGAAGGAATTATCAGTTTTTCCTGCTATGGGAATCTCCTGTTCTATTGAAATGGGGCGAGCCAGAATGCCCAAAGCAGAAATGCCTTGGATAATATATGACCAGAATAACAAATTAGAAAAATTTGTGAAGACACTCACAATCGGAGGAAAAGATGACTGA
- a CDS encoding DUF2188 domain-containing protein, whose amino-acid sequence MAKGKNQHVVKHEDGWAVKGAGNSKATKVTSTQKEAIEIAQDIARNQKSDTKIHGRDGKIRGGNSYGNDPCPPKDEK is encoded by the coding sequence ATGGCAAAGGGAAAGAATCAACATGTTGTAAAACATGAAGACGGATGGGCGGTTAAAGGTGCAGGGAATAGCAAAGCGACTAAAGTGACCTCTACCCAAAAAGAAGCAATTGAGATTGCTCAGGATATTGCCCGAAACCAAAAATCTGATACCAAGATCCATGGTAGAGATGGGAAAATTCGTGGAGGGAACAGTTATGGAAATGATCCATGTCCTCCAAAGGATGAGAAATAG
- a CDS encoding DNA-binding protein: MKQKIETILLRSLMESDDGHGREQGIAVHTKLLALIEQSSSLLFSVSLKNVRRLDASFPRESIMEIVRRYKGDRGICLTEVTNPDLIDNLDAAALKKEIPMFIWNDNEYQIIGKEPKLGLKAVLELALSKPSITAAEVAKELELKLNNASMKLKQLVTEGLLVRQEEIAPSGGKEFYYYRIK, encoded by the coding sequence ATGAAGCAGAAAATAGAAACAATACTACTTCGTAGTCTCATGGAATCAGATGATGGCCATGGTCGAGAACAAGGCATTGCTGTTCACACAAAACTTCTCGCATTAATTGAACAATCCTCATCTCTTTTATTTTCAGTTTCACTAAAAAATGTCAGAAGATTGGATGCATCTTTTCCTCGTGAGAGTATTATGGAAATTGTTAGACGCTACAAGGGAGATAGGGGAATATGTCTAACAGAAGTTACAAATCCTGATTTAATCGATAATCTTGATGCTGCTGCACTAAAAAAAGAGATTCCAATGTTTATCTGGAATGATAATGAGTACCAGATAATTGGGAAAGAACCTAAACTGGGACTAAAAGCGGTATTGGAACTTGCTCTTTCTAAACCTTCAATAACTGCTGCTGAAGTAGCAAAAGAGTTGGAATTGAAATTGAATAACGCGAGTATGAAACTAAAGCAACTGGTAACAGAAGGGTTATTAGTAAGACAGGAAGAAATAGCTCCAAGTGGAGGAAAGGAATTCTATTACTATAGGATTAAGTAA
- a CDS encoding type III restriction-modification system endonuclease, translating into MKLQFNPNLEYQKDAIDAITGIFDGQEICQTNFTVVPMKVYEDSHLFEGQEMNQLGYGNRLRLLDEDIHKNIRNIQLKNGLAPSESLSSMDFTVEMETGTGKTYVYLRSVFEMNRLYGFTKFIIVVPSIAIKEGVYKSLQITADHFKELYENVPFDYFVYDSSKLSDVRSFATSPDIQIMVINIDAFRKSFSDPEKENTANIIHRAHDRMTGAKPIEYIQETNPIVIVDEPQSVDTTAKSKDAIASLNPLCTLRYSATHIDKHHMLYKLDSVDAYEQKLVKQIEVAGIEVKDGHNKAYIKLLSVDNKKSPITAKVEIDSRNASGAIKRKTVTVTSGDDLLEKKFSGGREIYDGFIIEEIYCEKGYESISFTSKQEVLKLGEAIGEVDPDEYKRLQIRKTIEEHLDKEMRLRPQGIKVLSLFFIDKVANYRSYDEDGNPVKGKFALMFEEEYARAVRKPKYHTLFDGADLETVAEGVHNGYFAIDKKKDSKGDEIFKDSSGKTAADESAYNLIMKEKEKLLSFDSKLKFIFSHSALKEGWDNPNVFQICTLNETNSVIKKRQEIGRGLRIAVNQEGERVHGFEVNTLTVMANESYEEFAEALQKEIEQEEGIKFGVVEEHLFANIVIPIDDHTHEYLGVDASRELWNYLKDEGHIDSRGKVQDSLKNALKTGTLQLPDEYQEHSPQINAVLKKVAGNLNIKNHDDKKKVTLNKAVFLSPEFKELWDRIKFRTTFRVDFDVDDLVSKCAEEIKNNLQVGKARFIYRKAKAEIDRGGVHAEQVQETASVYEARSFELPDLITYLQNETNLTRRTIVRIINDSGKLESFKNNPQKFIEQVAEIIKKQMRLFVVDGIKYHKIGDEHFFAQELFEENELFGYLQKNMLESQKSVFDHVVYDSDVELQFASSFERSDDIKLYAKLPDWFKIDTPLGTYNPDWAVLVEADGREKLYFVVETKGSLFTDALRPTEQAKIDCGKAHFKALGDDVEFTVSNGFEHFSGKYV; encoded by the coding sequence ATGAAATTACAATTCAATCCAAACCTGGAATACCAGAAAGACGCCATAGATGCCATAACCGGTATTTTTGATGGACAGGAAATCTGCCAGACCAATTTTACCGTAGTTCCAATGAAGGTTTATGAGGACAGCCATCTCTTCGAAGGGCAGGAGATGAATCAGTTGGGATATGGAAACAGGTTGCGTCTGCTCGACGAAGATATCCATAAAAACATTCGCAATATTCAGTTGAAGAATGGTTTAGCTCCCTCAGAAAGTCTGTCATCCATGGATTTTACCGTGGAGATGGAAACCGGAACCGGAAAAACCTATGTCTATCTCCGCTCTGTTTTCGAAATGAATAGACTGTATGGATTTACCAAATTCATCATCGTTGTTCCGTCTATTGCAATTAAAGAGGGGGTCTATAAATCCCTTCAGATAACAGCGGACCACTTCAAGGAACTCTATGAGAATGTTCCCTTTGATTACTTTGTATATGATTCAAGCAAACTCTCCGATGTACGGAGCTTTGCCACAAGCCCTGATATTCAAATTATGGTGATTAACATCGACGCCTTTAGAAAGAGTTTCTCAGACCCTGAAAAAGAAAACACTGCAAATATCATCCATCGGGCTCACGACAGAATGACTGGAGCAAAACCCATAGAGTACATCCAGGAAACCAATCCCATTGTTATTGTGGATGAACCTCAGAGTGTAGATACTACGGCGAAAAGTAAAGATGCCATAGCCTCACTTAATCCTCTCTGTACTCTCAGATATTCAGCGACACATATTGATAAACACCACATGCTCTATAAACTGGACTCTGTTGATGCCTATGAACAGAAGCTGGTAAAGCAGATTGAAGTAGCCGGGATTGAAGTCAAGGATGGACACAATAAGGCCTATATAAAACTACTAAGTGTGGATAATAAGAAAAGCCCTATTACAGCAAAAGTGGAGATTGATTCAAGGAATGCTTCCGGTGCTATCAAACGTAAGACGGTGACAGTGACAAGTGGAGATGATCTTCTTGAAAAGAAATTCAGCGGCGGAAGAGAGATCTACGATGGCTTTATTATCGAGGAAATCTACTGTGAGAAAGGTTATGAGTCTATCAGCTTCACCAGTAAACAGGAAGTATTAAAACTTGGGGAAGCTATTGGGGAAGTAGACCCTGATGAGTATAAACGTCTTCAGATCCGTAAAACCATTGAAGAGCATTTAGACAAGGAGATGCGCTTACGGCCTCAAGGTATAAAGGTATTGAGTCTGTTCTTCATTGATAAAGTTGCAAATTACCGTTCATACGATGAAGATGGAAATCCCGTAAAAGGGAAATTCGCTTTAATGTTTGAAGAAGAATACGCCAGAGCTGTTAGAAAGCCTAAATATCATACTCTCTTTGACGGGGCTGACCTGGAAACGGTAGCAGAAGGTGTTCATAACGGTTATTTTGCGATCGACAAAAAGAAGGACTCTAAAGGTGATGAAATATTTAAAGACTCATCAGGTAAAACAGCAGCGGATGAAAGTGCCTACAACCTCATAATGAAAGAAAAGGAAAAGCTGTTATCCTTTGACTCCAAGCTAAAGTTTATCTTCTCCCATTCTGCATTAAAAGAGGGATGGGATAATCCCAATGTATTCCAGATTTGTACCCTGAATGAAACCAACTCGGTTATCAAAAAAAGACAGGAAATCGGACGAGGATTACGAATCGCTGTTAACCAGGAAGGAGAACGGGTTCATGGATTTGAAGTAAATACACTAACGGTAATGGCAAATGAATCCTATGAGGAGTTTGCAGAAGCCCTCCAGAAAGAAATAGAACAGGAAGAAGGAATCAAGTTCGGTGTTGTAGAAGAGCACCTCTTTGCCAACATTGTAATTCCCATCGATGACCATACACACGAATATCTTGGCGTTGATGCTTCCCGAGAACTATGGAATTACCTCAAAGATGAAGGTCATATCGACTCGCGGGGTAAAGTTCAGGACTCTCTGAAGAATGCTCTTAAAACAGGAACACTTCAGTTACCTGATGAATACCAGGAGCATAGTCCTCAAATCAATGCAGTCCTGAAGAAAGTTGCAGGAAATCTTAATATCAAGAATCATGATGATAAGAAAAAGGTGACTTTGAATAAAGCTGTATTTCTCAGCCCTGAATTCAAAGAACTCTGGGACAGAATTAAATTCCGAACAACTTTCCGGGTTGATTTTGATGTGGATGACCTTGTATCAAAGTGTGCCGAAGAAATTAAGAATAACCTGCAAGTTGGTAAAGCTCGATTTATTTACCGCAAAGCCAAAGCAGAAATAGATCGTGGAGGGGTGCATGCTGAACAAGTCCAGGAAACCGCCAGTGTGTATGAAGCCCGGTCCTTCGAATTACCTGATCTGATTACATATCTCCAGAATGAAACGAATCTCACTCGTCGAACAATAGTCAGGATTATCAATGATAGCGGAAAGTTGGAGTCCTTTAAGAATAATCCGCAGAAATTCATTGAGCAGGTTGCTGAGATCATTAAGAAGCAGATGAGACTCTTTGTTGTGGATGGTATCAAATATCACAAAATTGGAGATGAGCATTTCTTTGCCCAGGAGCTGTTTGAGGAAAATGAGCTGTTCGGTTATCTTCAAAAAAATATGCTGGAGAGCCAGAAATCTGTCTTTGATCATGTTGTCTATGATTCAGATGTAGAGCTGCAATTCGCTTCCTCCTTTGAAAGGAGTGATGATATTAAACTGTATGCAAAGCTCCCTGATTGGTTCAAAATTGATACACCACTGGGAACTTATAACCCAGACTGGGCTGTTCTTGTTGAAGCCGATGGACGAGAAAAGCTGTACTTTGTTGTAGAGACTAAGGGATCATTATTTACCGATGCATTGAGACCTACGGAACAGGCAAAGATTGATTGTGGGAAGGCTCATTTTAAAGCTCTTGGAGATGATGTGGAATTTACTGTTTCCAATGGGTTTGAGCATTTTTCTGGGAAGTATGTGTAA
- a CDS encoding site-specific DNA-methyltransferase, with translation MDKMNGTTMDIVAENVEKLKELFPEAFTEGKVDFEALKEVLGDYTEGKEERYSFSWNGKSKSRMLAQTPSTGTLRPCQKESVSWEETKNIFIEGDNLEVLKLLQKSYYKKFKMIYIDPPYNTGKDFVYRDNFKDNIKNYKEITGQIDSQGRNKSSNPETSGRYHTDWLNMIYPRLKLARNLIKDDGVIFISIDGNEIANLIKLGNEVFGEENFISTIANINNPKGRSDDKFIATAHEYIVIYAKSISQTNIYGFEPDEKIIRRYNKEDSQGKVYREMDLRKTGDSDRREDRPDMFYYFYFNENKDTLRVSKEKDLKTGEIEIFPQKDDGSDGRWRWGFQTALDKIETVYAKFMPTRQIWGIFEMDYLEGRPPVKSTSSWTFKDVNSERGSEQFIELGFDKEVFQRPKPVGTLKRILEVGTLPHEESYILDFFAGSCGISQAIFELNANHNRNIHFVAVQLPEICDSGSQAYKDGFKYISDISKERIRRAAIKTNGEGSQSDLDTGFKVFKLDSSNIKTWDVDFDSLDESLLNGMVENIKDGRSEEDVLYEILIKYGLDLTLPITEHNLAGKKVFDIGMGALIICLSDSITLDVVEGIAKLKDQLNPEIMRVVFKDSGFKDDVVKTNAVQILKQAGIEDVRSL, from the coding sequence ATGGACAAAATGAATGGAACAACAATGGATATCGTAGCAGAGAATGTTGAAAAACTAAAAGAACTCTTCCCTGAAGCTTTTACTGAGGGAAAGGTTGATTTCGAAGCTTTAAAAGAGGTTCTGGGGGATTATACAGAAGGAAAAGAAGAAAGATATAGCTTCTCCTGGAATGGTAAGAGCAAGTCAAGAATGCTTGCTCAAACACCAAGTACTGGAACTCTACGTCCTTGCCAGAAAGAATCCGTAAGTTGGGAAGAAACTAAGAATATATTTATTGAAGGAGACAATCTTGAAGTCCTAAAACTCCTTCAAAAGTCTTATTATAAAAAATTCAAAATGATCTATATCGACCCTCCTTATAATACAGGCAAGGATTTTGTATATAGAGATAATTTTAAGGATAATATAAAAAACTACAAAGAGATTACAGGTCAAATTGATAGCCAAGGCCGTAATAAATCCAGCAACCCTGAAACCAGTGGTCGTTACCACACTGACTGGTTGAATATGATTTATCCACGCTTAAAGTTAGCACGTAATCTTATCAAAGATGATGGAGTAATTTTTATCTCAATTGATGGAAATGAAATAGCGAACTTAATCAAGTTAGGTAACGAAGTATTTGGTGAAGAAAATTTCATTTCTACTATTGCTAATATTAATAATCCAAAAGGTAGGTCTGATGACAAGTTTATTGCCACTGCTCATGAGTACATTGTGATCTATGCAAAATCTATTAGTCAAACAAATATATATGGATTTGAACCTGATGAAAAAATAATTAGGCGTTATAACAAAGAAGATAGCCAAGGCAAAGTTTATCGTGAAATGGATTTGAGGAAAACTGGTGACTCTGATAGAAGAGAGGACCGTCCTGATATGTTTTACTACTTTTATTTTAACGAAAATAAGGACACTCTTAGGGTTTCAAAAGAAAAGGATTTAAAAACTGGTGAGATAGAAATTTTCCCACAAAAAGATGATGGATCAGATGGACGATGGAGATGGGGATTTCAAACAGCGCTTGATAAGATCGAAACAGTATATGCAAAGTTTATGCCCACCAGGCAAATCTGGGGTATTTTTGAAATGGATTACCTTGAAGGTAGGCCACCTGTTAAATCAACAAGTTCTTGGACATTTAAAGATGTAAATAGTGAGAGAGGGAGTGAACAGTTTATAGAACTTGGCTTTGATAAAGAAGTTTTCCAAAGACCTAAACCTGTTGGAACATTAAAGAGGATATTAGAAGTTGGTACTCTACCTCATGAGGAGTCATACATTCTTGATTTTTTTGCTGGTTCTTGTGGAATATCTCAGGCAATCTTTGAACTAAATGCCAATCATAACAGGAATATTCACTTTGTTGCTGTTCAATTACCTGAAATATGTGATTCTGGATCTCAAGCATATAAAGATGGATTCAAATACATTTCTGATATAAGTAAAGAAAGAATCCGAAGGGCAGCTATTAAAACCAATGGAGAAGGATCCCAAAGTGACTTAGATACAGGTTTTAAGGTTTTCAAACTTGATTCTTCTAATATTAAAACTTGGGATGTAGATTTTGATTCCCTTGATGAATCTCTTCTTAATGGAATGGTTGAAAACATCAAAGATGGTCGATCAGAAGAAGATGTACTCTATGAAATCCTTATCAAATACGGCCTTGATCTTACTTTGCCTATCACAGAACACAACCTCGCTGGTAAAAAAGTCTTTGATATCGGGATGGGGGCATTGATAATTTGTCTCTCCGATTCAATCACTTTGGATGTTGTAGAAGGAATTGCGAAACTCAAAGATCAGCTCAACCCAGAAATAATGAGAGTTGTATTCAAGGATTCCGGGTTTAAAGATGATGTCGTTAAAACCAATGCTGTTCAGATTCTTAAACAGGCTGGAATTGAAGATGTAAGGAGTCTGTAG